One segment of Sesamum indicum cultivar Zhongzhi No. 13 linkage group LG4, S_indicum_v1.0, whole genome shotgun sequence DNA contains the following:
- the LOC105161289 gene encoding phosphoenolpyruvate carboxylase kinase 2, translating to MFDSLKADYQLCEELGRGRFGVVHRCYSPLADDYFACKSIHKHSLSSDPADRSCLDTEPKILRLLAGCPNILHLHGVYEDDDYLHLVTDLCDGGDLYDRLSSGDRFSETDAASILKQLMVAIACCHRLGVAHRDIKPDNILFDSRGRLRLADFGSAELFGVSEMSGVVGTPYYVAPEVLMGKDYNEKVDVWSAGVILYIMLAGVPPFYGDGPAETFEAVLRGNLRFPTKIFRSVSPEAKDLLRKMICRDVSRRLSAEQVLRHPWMINGGEPTPMAD from the exons ATGTTCGACAGCCTCAAAGCAGATTACCAACTGTGCGAAGAGCTCGGCCGCGGCCGATTCGGAGTCGTCCACCGCTGTTACTCTCCACTTGCGGACGATTATTTTGCCTGTAAATCCATCCACAAGCACTCCCTGTCCTCCGACCCCGCCGACCGAAGCTGCCTCGACACCGAGCCCAAGATTCTGCGCCTCCTCGCCGGCTGTCCCAACATCCTTCACCTGCACGGCGTCTACGAGGACGACGATTATCTCCACCTCGTCACTGATCTCTGCGACGGGGGCGATTTGTACGACCGCCTCTCGTCCGGGGACCGCTTCTCCGAGACGGACGCCGCGTCTATTCTCAAGCAATTGATGGTGGCGATTGCTTGCTGCCATCGGTTGGGGGTGGCCCATCGGGATATCAAGCctgataatattttgtttgattccAGAGGGAGGTTGAGGCTGGCCGACTTCGGATCTGCTGAGTTGTTTGGAGTTTCTGAGATGAGTGGGGTTGTGGGGACGCCGTACTACGTAGCCCCCGAGGTTCTGATGGGGAAGGATTACAATGAGAAAGTTGATGTCTGGAGTGCCGGTGTGATTCTCTACATAATGCTCGCCGGAGTGCCCCCATTTTACGGGGATGGCCCGGCCGAGACTTTTGAGGCTGTGCTCCGGGGGAATTTGAGGTTTCCTACCAAGATTTTCCGGTCGGTTTCGCCGGAAGCAAAAGATCTGCTGAGGAAGATGATCTGTAGGGATGTCTCTAGGAGGCTTTCCGCTGAACAGGTCCTCC GACATCCATGGATGATAAACGGAGGAGAGCCCACACCAATGGCAGATTGA